Part of the Anopheles gambiae chromosome 3, idAnoGambNW_F1_1, whole genome shotgun sequence genome is shown below.
CCTGAAGGCTGTTTGGAATTATGACTCTCTCGCCAAATAATAAACACTCATCCACTGCTGATAACGCTTCCCTTCTTGCATAAAAACTTGCTAATTCTCCTGTATAAATAGTATTATGTGGCCAACCGTTTTGTGTAAAATGTAGTACCTTTGATAAAATTGAATCTTTTCCCGTTTGTTTGGCTACTTCCGTAAAATTGATTGGTAGGGATGAGATGTTGCTGATGACTACTGATTTTACATCCTTCTCTAGCTCCAAATTGGCGATTATATAGTCTTCATCTGGCTTGCTGTGCTCGCTTATCAATCTTGATAGGATGTCGGCATTTCCAAATTTCTCCGTGGTTACATATTCGATTTCAAAATCGTACATTAAAAGCGTAAGGGCAAAACGCTGTAACCTGTTTGCAGTGTAAACAGGAATACCTTTCTTGTTTCCAAATATTCTTAGCAGAGGCCTGTGATCTGTCTGAAGACGGAAATGCCGACCAAATATCATCTTATGAAATTTGGTCACTGCGAAAATGATAGCTAGCCCTTCCCGGTCGATTTGACTGTATCTTTGCTCGGCTTTTGTAAGAGATCGTGATGCATGTTGTACAACCTTCATACTGCCATCAGAAAATTTGTGACTTAGAGTTGCTCCCAGACCAACGGAAGACGCATCAGCTGATACCACTATCTCAAGTCGCGGATCATAGTGGGTTAATAATAGGTTTGAAGACAATACTGacttgaatttttcaaaaactttcTGGCATTCTGCAGTCCACGCAAATTCTCTCCCTTCTTTTAGTAGTGCATCCAGTGGGTACCGCAAATTTCGTAGATTTGGAATAAAGCGCCCATAATAATTGATTGCTCCGAGGAATGACCTTACTTCACTGACATCTGATGGTGCTGGCAAATTGGTTATAGCTTTAACTTTTTCCGGATCTGGTCTGATGCCTTGATTATCGATTATGTGCCCTAGATACCGTATTTGCttctcattaaaaaaacatttttctacGCGAATTGTGAAACCATAATCTTGAATTCTAGCGAGcgtttcatttaaaatatcatCATGTTCTTTCTGATTCCTACCTCCGATAATGATATCATCCATGTAACTGGAAACTCCCCGCAATCCAATGAGCATTTTGTCCATCAACTGTTGAAAAGCCGCAGGAGCTACCTTGATGCCCGGTGGTAGTCGGTTGTAGGAGTAAAGCCCTTTATGCGTGTTGATGGTTAGAAACTTCCGACTCTGCTCAGCAATTTCGACCTGAAGGAAAGCATCCGATAAATCTATTTGTGTAAAATGAGTGCAATTACCTAGCCTGGCGAAAATATCTGCTGGTAGTGGAAGCGGGTACTCCTGGGGGTGCAAGGCTCCATTGAGACCGGTCGAGTAATCTCCGCAGATCCTTATCTGACCGTTTGCTTTCCGCACGACGACAATTGGTGCGGCCCAGTCAGAGAAATCGACCGGTGTGATGACTCCTAGCTTCTCCAGCCGGTCCAGTTCCTTGTCGACTGCATCCAGCATAGCGTACGCAACTGGACGTTTAGGGCAGAAAACTGGACGACACTTTTCTTTCAGCTGCAGAGTAACGTTTCCCTTTGTACATAGGCCCATGCCCTCTCCAAACAGCTTGGGATAACGTAGTCGTAGCTCCTTATTCGTTGATGATTGAATGGCGTTGCATATCTGGTCAACAGGCACTGACCATAAGGAAAAGGCCTCGATTAGGTCGGTTCCCAACAGCTTCAAGTCCGCTTGCGAAACATAAACCGTCTCGACACGCTGCTCTTCTTTGATGGTGATGTTGGCACTGAATTCGCCGATTATATGCAACACTGCTCCCGATGCTGTTTTGGCATCGACTGTTGGCGGGGAAAGGGGGGGTGCTCCGATTAGTTTCCAGGTATTTTTGCCAATGACTGATATGTCAGAAGCGGTGTCGAGCTGTAGCCGGAGGTGAATGCCATTGATGCTGAGAGGTACATACTTCCTTCTCTCCTGAACGCTGTGCACATTGACTGAGACCGTTCTAGTATTTGCTTGCTGACGATTGAAATTCGCTTGGTTATAGTTCCGACGATAATTGTTGTACGTTTTGCAAAATCCTTCTTTGTGGCCTATTCTTCCACAATCGGCACATTTGTGAGTACGGTACGTACAGTCTCGAGACCAGTGTAGTCCTCCACATAGCCAGCACGATCTGCTAGGGGGTTTCGAATCGTATGGCAGGTTGCTTCGATAATGCTGGAACTGTGTTTCCTTATGCTTCACTGCATAGACTTGTTCGGTGTTCTCTCTTTCGATCATTGCGCTGTCGTGTCTTAAGTTGATAATGCGTTGACATTCGGTTGTAATATGCTCCAGGGTGGTTTCAGGACGTTCCTCGATCCGCACTAACAGTCTTTGACGAATTTCCACATCCTTATCATCTTTCAACCCGCAAACAAATACAAGGCATTTAAGCTGTTCCTCCGTCAACTTGCCTAGCTCAAAGTTGACTACACCCCGGTTGACGCGACATGCGTACGCTAGATAATCTTCCGTCTTCCCCTTCACCGTATTTAAGCATTTGAACCGTCGATGTAACAGGGACTCCTTAGTTCCGAACAAATCTGTCAGCTTTGCGACCGTCTCTGGTAATGAAAAATCTCGTGAGAACTTTGGCAAGATAAAATTTACATACCGGTCATGTTCAAGAGTTCCTAGCTTGCGCATGAGAAGGCGCACTTTTGCTTCGTCGCTCAACCGGGCAGCATCTCTTTCGAACAGGTCCTCATAGCGGTTGTACCATGCGGCAAATGTCGTTCCAGCCTCAGCATCGTATTTAAATTCTTTAATGTGGCTGCACAACGAATCCAAGATTTGTTCCGGTGTTGTGGATGAACTTTGACCTGACCCTTGCTGCTGCATTAACTGCGCCAAAAtgttctgctgctgcgccaTTTGTTGCTGCATTAATTTCAAGATCTGCATCATCGACGAACTATCCATCGACACCGATGGCGGCGTTTGTAATGGAGGTTGCTGCACTGATGGTTCTCCAGAACCATTTTGTAGCTGGTGCGTCGGTTGCACATTAAAACCCGCACTAGAGCGCCTTTCTTCATCACCACTGGTATtcattttataaattatttgcagagagagaaaaaaaaaaattgtcctcgacagaaaaaaaaataaaaccgaacTGTACACGAACTTTTCAATCAAGCTACTGAGCTTAGCTATCCTACTACACACGTTCTGATGATCCTttttatatacttttttttcttttacactcactgaataggtttttttttttttttaattattaaacaatttcACTGCACTGCGCGTTTTTTTCAGTTAGAGAaggagcagtttttttttctttttttttttacaacgcAGGTTCTACACACTGATGAGGAAAATACTtctcgtcgccacttttatGTTCTTTAACACGTAAATAAACAATCCGAACACCAGGATAAAAAGTACTTAAAACACTATATTACAATAACGATGTACAACGCAATAAAActttacatacaaaaaacctATACGCCCGCTAGTCCCTAATGCTCGCGCTCGCACCTCTTATCGCGGATGGCCTGCAGTGAAGTGTATGTCAACGGTCACCCCGAGGTCGTCGTCCCGACCTCGGTCCTCGGAAGGATCGCGATGGCTGCGCCCTTTAGCTGCACGTGGTTGTTGACAGCTCTAGCGTCTGAAAACCGTCGCACGTAGCGAGCGGCCCAGAGCACAAATGTTGCGCAACTTTGATTCCGTCCACAACACTTTCAATTTTCGTTCCGCTCCACGAAAATTTTTAGCGTTATCACACTGAAGAAGAGATGGTTTTCCCCGACGAGCGACAAATCGTTTCAGTGTTGATATGAACGCATCCGACGACAAATCAGCTACCAATTCTAGATGGATAGCCTTCGTGGCCAGGCACACAAATACTGCAACGTAGCACTTCACCGGAGCAGATTTCCTGGACGCCGAACGATAAAACAGCGGTCCACAGAAATCGACACCAGTGTTCAGGAACGGAAAAGTTGGAGTAACTCGTTCTGCGGGTAAATCTCCCATTATCTGTTCCATTGTCGATGGTTTACAACGGAAGCACTGGATACACTCGTGTACTACTTGCCGAGCAAGGTTTCGAACGCGTAAAGGCCAGTATTTCTCTCGAACAGAAGCAATCAACAGTTGTTGTCCGGCATGTAAGGTTTTAAGATGATAGAAATCCATGACAAGACGTGTCAATGGATGTTTGTAGGACAGTATCATTGGGTGTTTCCGATCGTAAGCAACAGGAGCATTTCGAAGACGTCCCCCAATGCGTAGTACACCGTTTACAAGCATTGGTGTCAATGATCTTAAAGATGACGATGTTTTGACTTCTCCAGCAGTTTCGAGAGACCGAATATCATCAGCAAAAGATTCGTTCTGTGCAATGCGTACCAAATTCTCTCTTGCTGCATGTAGTTCAAATGTTTGAAGGTAGCCTTGACGACGATTGTTTCTATTAACAGGTTTACAATTGTAGCTAAACCGTTGCATATATGCCATCAGTCTAACGAGTCCGGAGAATGTCGATTTTAAGCTAAATATTGGATGATGAATATTAGACTGTTTGTTAATGATCAGAACAGTCTTCCGTTCTTCAAACTCAGAGGGTGGGCAATCGAGTATTGGATGATGTAGCTTCCAAGTATTGGATGGTTGGCTTAACCACTCTGGTCCATGCCACCATAGGCATGATTCTTGCAATTGACTCGGCATCATTCCTCTAGAGATGATATCAGCTGGATTTTGATCCCCAGGAACATGATTCCAATGTCTAGGTTCCGTCAGATGCTGGATTTCAGACACCCGATTAGCAACAAATGGCTTCCAGCGTGACGGGCTACTGTTTATCCAGTGAAGCACGATGGTCGAATCCACCCAGTAGAAACACGAATACTCGTGTTTAAGACTGTCTTTAACCTTTTGCCAGAGATGGCATAACAATAAAGCTGCAGATAATTCCAGCCGAGGTAAAGTGACGTTCTTCTGTCGTTTGCTATTTGCGAGTGGAGCAACTCTGGATTTAGAGCACAAAAGGTTAACAGAAACTTTTCCATCCTCAGAGACCGATTTCATATATAAACAGGCTCCATAAGCCTTCATAGACGCATCACTAAACCCATGGATTTCGATGCGATGGGTACTTCCTACCACTCTACGTGGGATACGCATGTCTTTCACAATTGAGAGCTGTTGGCGAAACTGATTCCATTGTTTATGCAATTCTTTTTCTAGCGGCTCATCCCATGCCTTTTGTAGTGCCCAAAGATTTTGCATAAAGCATTTGGCTATCATTATTGTTGGACCTATGAGTCCCAATGGATCGTATAGACGCGATGCATCTGATAAGGCTATCCGCTTTGTTATTTGTTCATCTTCTGTCCAAATCGGTACGCAGAATCCCAACTCATCGGTCGCTGGGATCCATTTAAGACCCAATGTCTTAATGGAACTATTTATGTCAAGGCTGCACAATCCAGAAGTATCGCGTTGGTCTACGGGAATACTTTGCAGAATTTGGGAAGAGTTAGACGCCCATTTTCTCAAAGTAAAACCAGCACTCGACAACAAGTCAGTTAGTTGATGGCATAATTCTTCTCCTTCTGTTTGAGTTTCTACTCCGGTAAGCAAGTCGTCCATATAAAATTCATTTGCCAGTACTCTAGAGGCTTCCGGATGAGTAGAAGTTCCATGAACGGAAAGCATTTGCAAACATTTGGTTGCTAAGTAAGGAGCAGATGCAGTGCCATACGTAATTGTTTTTAGCTCATATATTCGAAGCTTATTTTCGGGACAATTCTGCCAAAGGATTCTTTGTAACGAGCGATCCTCTTTTTTAATCCATACTTGTCGGTACATCTTTTCGATGTCCGCTACGATTGCAAATTTGGGCAGACGAAAACGAATCATAATTGCGACCAAATCATCCTGAACAACTGGACCCACCATTAACGCATCATTCAACGAGAGGCCGGAGTCGGTAGCACAAGACGCATCGAACACGACTCTAAGCTTTGTAGTTAAACTGTCAGGGCGTAAAATACAGTGATGCGGTAAGTAATAAATGGGTGTGTCAATGTTCGTATGTTGTTCCGTGATTTCTTCCATATGTCCCAATTGAACATATTCCTCCAAAAAGGCTATATAAGCAGCCTTAAGGTCTTTGTTTGATGCAAGACGACGATTTAGCGAGTTCAATCTACGTTTGGCGATTTCAAACGAGTTTCCGAGTTGTGGAACGATATCCTTTTTCGTAGGAAGCGTTACAATAAACCTTCCTTGATCATCACGCGTGGTTGTTTCAGAGAAAACCTTCTCACATGATGTTTCTTCAATAGACATGGTGCTATTTGTATTACAAGATTCGATTTCCCAAAATTTAGTTAGTTGATTTTCTAGGTCTTGATTAGTACATACCAGATTTACTATAGAGGATGTAGGACGACGTTCGAGCTCAACCCTGCCAGAAACGATCCAGCCTAACTCGGTGTTCTGTAGCATTACTTTCTCGGGTACCAGTTTAAGAATACCTTCTAGCATCAGCTCATCATAGCTCTCTCTGCCGATCAATAAATCGATGGATGATGGTTCATAGAATTTGGGATCTGCTAGAGTACAAGTGTTGGGAATGCAGTAACGTGTTTTGTTCACTTTCTCTGCAGGTAAATTCCAAGTAATGTAACGCATTACATGAAATTTCCAATTTGCCTTGAAGCTAGTGCAATGAGATTTTATGGTAAGCTGTGTCGAGTGCGATGATACATGCTTGCTTTGTCCAACTCCGCCAATTGGAtggttctctctctttttaatGACCTGCAATCGCTGACACAAACGCTCAGTTACAAGATTAATCTGCGATCCTCCATCTAAAAGAGCTCGTGCCCAATGCAACGATCCGTCTGGTAACTCTATTTTCACCAAAGCTGTGGGTAATAGGATAGTAGATGGTGTTTCTATCGAATTTGTCAGCAAAGCATTGCCACAGTATGTGACCACGTTCTGATCCGCAGGTGGATCCGGTTGCGTCACTATCTCCCGGTCATTAGGAGATGCTTCAGCTGAATTACTGGTTTGTACTGGTTTGTGCAACATagtgtgatgttttttgttgcaaactcGGCATACACTAGATGTACAGTTCTTCATAATATGCCCAGGCAACAAACAGTTGATACAAAGCTTCTTTTCTTTGACCTTGTCATAGCGCTCTTGTACTGTCCAGCCACTAAACATGTCACACTTAAAGGGCGAATGTGAACCTTTTTTACAAAACGAGCATATCTCCATAGAAGAATTTACCACGTGCACCTCACTTTTCGATCGCTGCTTCCACGACGATGTAtattgttctttcttttggcCTGGAGACAGCATTGCCTGCAACACTAACGCATGACTCTTCAAGAACGTTAGAAGTTCATAGTATTCTGGAACGTCAGTACTGCGATGGTGAGCCTCCCAATGCATTTGAGTAGCCGAATCAAGCCGAGAATGTAGCATATGCGCCAGAAGCACACTCCAACCCTCTGTTGCCACACCAAGCTGCTTCGTTATGTTGACGCTTCTCTCGAAACTATCTAAAATGTGAATGAGCGACTCGTACGAATCCTTCTTCATTACCGgtatcaaaaacaaagcatcaaTATGTCGCTTCACCgctagctttttgttttcataacGAGCCTTAAGAAGCTCCC
Proteins encoded:
- the LOC133392867 gene encoding uncharacterized protein K02A2.6-like; translated protein: MNTSGDEERRSSAGFNVQPTHQLQNGSGEPSVQQPPLQTPPSVSMDSSSMMQILKLMQQQMAQQQNILAQLMQQQGSGQSSSTTPEQILDSLCSHIKEFKYDAEAGTTFAAWYNRYEDLFERDAARLSDEAKVRLLMRKLGTLEHDRYVNFILPKFSRDFSLPETVAKLTDLFGTKESLLHRRFKCLNTVKGKTEDYLAYACRVNRGVVNFELGKLTEEQLKCLVFVCGLKDDKDVEIRQRLLVRIEERPETTLEHITTECQRIINLRHDSAMIERENTEQVYAVKHKETQFQHYRSNLPYDSKPPSRSCWLCGGLHWSRDCTYRTHKCADCGRIGHKEGFCKTYNNYRRNYNQANFNRQQANTRTVSVNVHSVQERRKYVPLSINGIHLRLQLDTASDISVIGKNTWKLIGAPPLSPPTVDAKTASGAVLHIIGEFSANITIKEEQRVETVYVSQADLKLLGTDLIEAFSLWSVPVDQICNAIQSSTNKELRLRYPKLFGEGMGLCTKGNVTLQLKEKCRPVFCPKRPVAYAMLDAVDKELDRLEKLGVITPVDFSDWAAPIVVVRKANGQIRICGDYSTGLNGALHPQEYPLPLPADIFARLGNCTHFTQIDLSDAFLQVEIAEQSRKFLTINTHKGLYSYNRLPPGIKVAPAAFQQLMDKMLIGLRGVSSYMDDIIIGGRNQKEHDDILNETLARIQDYGFTIRVEKCFFNEKQIRYLGHIIDNQGIRPDPEKVKAITNLPAPSDVSEVRSFLGAINYYGRFIPNLRNLRYPLDALLKEGREFAWTAECQKVFEKFKSVLSSNLLLTHYDPRLEIVVSADASSVGLGATLSHKFSDGSMKVVQHASRSLTKAEQRYSQIDREGLAIIFAVTKFHKMIFGRHFRLQTDHRPLLRIFGNKKGIPVYTANRLQRFALTLLMYDFEIEYVTTEKFGNADILSRLISEHSKPDEDYIIANLELEKDVKSVVISNISSLPINFTEVAKQTGKDSILSKVLHFTQNGWPHNTIYTGELASFYARREALSAVDECLLFGERVIIPNSLQERCLRQFHRGHPGIQRMKSLARSYVYWPSIDKDISECVASCERCQAVSKSPAHSAPVPWPKPSSPWQRVHIDYAGPLEGDYFLIVVDAYSKWPEIVKTSSITASATIAILRGIFSRFGNPVTLVSDNGTQFTSEIFADFCAHNGIEHLRTAPFHPQSNGQAERFVDTFKRSMKKISAEDTSLPEALDIFLQTYRSTPNPSTEEKKSPAELMLGRKMRTTLDLLRPTLNPFKHSVPEKVRELSCGDLVYVKTYSRNIWKWEPAVITGRCGNVMYEVVTGDQRTLRRHVNQMRRRNGNRHQQSRSSKPLALDVFLDSWNVMHEPPPLLDDQCTPSPVQAPPLSLSLAPTTSLPSPSCLSPSSSSTPPSSTIPPESAITSSASSPSSSSNSGSVYTSCSPTSPEESPTDELDDHKEEEQLVQVPRRSSRNIRPSRWLDQYQLY